The DNA region GCATACGCATACAACGCAAACCTTCAGTACAAAGCTGCACCGGACAGCTACTTTAAGCAGCCTGCAAACCACGGTACAGTAGTCAAGGAAAACTATACAGGCATAAACGGCAACAAGAACATGTACGTTTATCTCCCTTACGGCTATGACAAGTCAAAGAAGTACAATGTCTTCTATCTGATGCACGGCGGCGGGGAAAGCGAAGAAACATGTTTCAATGACAACAACATCAACATTGACATTATGCTTGACAACATGATCGCAAACGGTGATATCGAACCGATGATCGTTGTAACTCCTACATTCAACAAGGCTCCGAGCGCTGACGGCGTGTGGGAGGAAATGCGCAAGTCAATTATCCCTTACGTTGAAGGCAAGTATTCAACATATGCTGAGAATACAAACATTGACGGGCTCAAGGCTTCAAGATATCACCGTGCATACGGCGGATTCTCAATGGGCGGCGGTTCAACATGGGCTAACTTCAACAACAACCTCGATATCATCGCATACTTCATGCCTCTGTCAGGTCACTGCTGGGACGGTGCCGGCAAGGTAATAAATGCAGCAAAGAACTCAGGATTCAAGAAGAACGAATACTTTGTACTCGCCGCAACAGGTACTGAGGATATCGCATACGGCAACATGGTTCCGATGATCAACGAGCTCAAGAAGAATACAGACGTATTCACATACACAGCTGACTTCTCAAAGGGCAATCTCTTCTTCCTCGAAGCGAAGGGCAACGTACACTGGTGGCCGCAGGTTCGTCACTACATCTATGACGCACTTCCATACTTCTTCCACGAAAATCAGTGATAAAGAACTGATTCTACGGAACACGGAGATTCCGGAAAAAAGCTTTCATATCAATTATTATTCCATTTAAATTATAAAAAAACGACCCGCAGACGATTTTAGTTTCGCCTGCGGGTCGTTTTTCTGCACATCTTTATTAGCTTTCACTGTTTTCCGCTTCATAAAGAAAAGCTTCTTCCAGAGTGAGAGGGAAAATATCGAGGAAGAGAGTTTCGCATGAAGCAAAAGCTTTTTCGATGTTCTCTTTGCTTTCCTTTATTATCAGACTGTAAACACTGCCGGTTTTTTCGGATTTTATAAGGTTAAGACCGGAAAGTGATTCCGGAGAGAAATCGGTTTTAAAAGCTGTGTTTACTTTGAAAAGCGTATTTTCTGAGCCTTCGTTCCTTATAAATTTTACAGTTTTACCGCTTATCATTGCTGCTGAATCGCATAGTGCGCTTACTTCGCTTATGTTATGGGAAGATATCACAACAGTCAGACCGTGGTCCATTACTTCATCAAAAATTATTCCCGTTACTGTTTTCTTCATTAGTATGTCTAATCCGTCAAAGGCCTCGTCCATCAGCAGATATTCAGTGCGTGCGGCGAGTCCGGCGATAATCAGGACCTGACGTTTCATACCCTTTGAGAAAACTGCCATTCTTTTGTCCGTGTCGAGTTTCAGCTTTTCACACAGTGTGTCAAAGAGTTCGTCTGAAAAGTTCGGGTAGTAGTTCTTTACGAAGGCCTTCAGCTGTTTCGGTGTCATGTCGGAATACCCGTCCACGCTGTCGCTGATGAAAAAAATCTTCTGCTTTACTGCAGCGTTGTCGTATACGGGTTCACCGCCGTAGGTTATCGTACCTTTGTCCGGTTTGTACACTCCGCTCATAAGACGCAGAAGCGTTGATTTTCCGGCACCGTTTACGCCGATAAGTCCGAATACGGAACCTTTTCTGATCTCAATGTCTATATTTTCAAGTATACTCGTTTTGTCTATCGATTTTGATATATTGCTTATCTTTATCATGGGTTACCTCCTTGCCGGTAAAACGTTTTTTTTCACTGAAGACGATCAGGATCCTCGGGAATGATTGTGCCCCTTGCTGCGGATCCGTACATATGATCAGGTGATCTTATCTATCCTTTTTTTCAGTTCTTCGACGGTAATTCCTGAACGCAAAGCCTCATGTACTGCCTTGTCGAAATCTTCAAGAATGCCTTCGCGTACCGCCGAGTGATCGACCGCTGCAACAAAGCATCCCCGCCCGGATACGGAATAAATGATCCCGTTTCTTTCAAGTTCCTGATAGGCCTTTGAAACTGTGTTCGGATTTACCCCGAGATCTTTGGCAAGCGTACGCACTCCGGGAAGCTGGTCGTTTTCAGACAGCATGCCTTTTATTATGAGTTCGCTTATTTTTTTATACAGCTGTTCATAAATAGGTACGCTGCTTTTTAAGTCAATACTTATCACTGCATCAGCCTCCTTCGTTGTATAATGTTCGGTACTTTTTTCTTAATAATAATCATCATCTGTTTTTTCAATCCATTCAACCTTTTCGGCGTTGCTGTTCTCAATCAGTTTATTGTAAAGATCAGCATATTCAGGCGGAAGCATGAGTCTGAATTTTACAGGTTTTTTGAGCCATACCATATTGCCTCCGTATGTGGAGGAATGGTCGGTTTCTTTATCAGTGCTTTCTTCATCAAAAACAACAGTAACAACAAAACAGTCTCTGGTATCGTAGTAACGCCAGTAGTACGACTTTGAAATTATTTTGTCAAGAGTGTTTTTATCAAAATCGGTAAGGACATATTCATAAGGATAGCGTCTTGTTGATGAAACATACGGAACAGAACTGCAGCCGAACAGTTCTTTTTCATATTCTGTTCTTCCGCAGAAGACCATGTATTTTTTGTCTGAAATATATTTTTTTATTTCTGAAGGTATATCAGAATATTTTACATGTTCGTTTCCGAAAATATTAACAGATAGTATTTCAGGCAATTCAAGTTCAGGATCGTTCATACTGTTTTTGTAATTTTCTTCGGCAATTTTGTATATTGCAGAACTCATATAATCTGTTATACATGGAGTAAAATCTGTTCTGTATCCTTTTCCATTTTTCATGGTGTATTTTATAGTTATATTTTCTGAGGTATCATAGTATACTTTGTCGGCATGATCCGCTGAAAATATATTATAATCGGAACAGAAAGTCTTACTTTCGGAACGTGTGCTGTAATAATTTTCTGTTTCTGCATCTTCTGATGATTTTCTTAGATCGTTATTCAGTTCTTTGTGAAGTCCGGTTATAAGTTTTATTGTTTCAGTATCGGTGTATGTACCGGAGAACGGTTTAAAATCTATTGTCGCTTCGGCCACAGCTCCTGCATAAGGAACATAGTACTTTGCTCCGAATGCTCCTGTTTCTGAA from Ruminococcus sp. HUN007 includes:
- a CDS encoding ABC transporter ATP-binding protein, encoding MIKISNISKSIDKTSILENIDIEIRKGSVFGLIGVNGAGKSTLLRLMSGVYKPDKGTITYGGEPVYDNAAVKQKIFFISDSVDGYSDMTPKQLKAFVKNYYPNFSDELFDTLCEKLKLDTDKRMAVFSKGMKRQVLIIAGLAARTEYLLMDEAFDGLDILMKKTVTGIIFDEVMDHGLTVVISSHNISEVSALCDSAAMISGKTVKFIRNEGSENTLFKVNTAFKTDFSPESLSGLNLIKSEKTGSVYSLIIKESKENIEKAFASCETLFLDIFPLTLEEAFLYEAENSES
- a CDS encoding GntR family transcriptional regulator gives rise to the protein MISIDLKSSVPIYEQLYKKISELIIKGMLSENDQLPGVRTLAKDLGVNPNTVSKAYQELERNGIIYSVSGRGCFVAAVDHSAVREGILEDFDKAVHEALRSGITVEELKKRIDKIT